Proteins from a genomic interval of Trifolium pratense cultivar HEN17-A07 linkage group LG6, ARS_RC_1.1, whole genome shotgun sequence:
- the LOC123891985 gene encoding uncharacterized protein LOC123891985, with translation MAANQSDDQVSLAVFVDKEKSKVVYAEAGKDFVDVLLSFLTLPLGTIARLVAKESNIEAVQFGSISSLYQSISDLGEEHLWNKTCKEMLLQPRNSMEAYCQKMKLNIDETESLSFFFCEDDNCKRENGCNVSTFRDQKGICGKLLNIMRQPKTSDENGFVHETSTFIISYDLFVMPNLFETRLNLLQKLGVTDFDTIDKKMVNISKKEVIDLLKLSLISKTPLTDFIFKKEKFILNFDPLNLSEFLIGEAKDSSINMVVKVVRRKSNIKILFVEAQEDFADFVFSFLTFPLGGVLHMLKGHSSISCIENLYKSMTELCPERYLRSQYVKDRLSSPCIGLQFEIRNQILPIGAEPFSHLFNFVDPKSPIYGGYARGPTSFMVTDDLVVSPMSSISGLAYLERMKVPLNDVEECFIRIGRMECLSILKASLISTSALTNGLSLCILHQMFREYCNIT, from the exons ATGGCGGCAAATCAATCAGATGATCAAGTTTCACTAGCAGTTTTTGTGGACAAAGAGAAAAGTAAAGTTGTGTATGCTGAGGCCGGAAAGGATTTTGTTGATGTTCTTTTGAGTTTCTTGACATTGCCGTTAGGGACTATTGCTAGACTTGTTGCTAAAGAGTCGAATATTGAAGCTGTTCAATTTGGTAGCATTAGCTCACTCTATCAAAGTATCTCAGATCTTGGGGAAGAACATCTATGGAATAAAACCTGCAAGGAAATGTTGCTGCAGCCTAGAAACTCCATGGAAGCTTATTGCCAGAAGATGAAATTGAACATCGATGAAACAGAAAGCTTGTCGTTCTTTTTCTGTGAGGACGATAATTGCAAAAGAGAAAATGGGTGCAATGTGAGTACTTTCAGGGACCAAAAAGGAATTTGTGGAAAGCTATTGAATATAATGCGCCAACCAAAAACCAGTGACGAAAACGGCTTTGTTCATGAAACTTCtacttttattatttcttatgaTCTTTTTGTGATGCCTAATCTTTTTGAAACAAGACTAAATCTCCTTCAGAAGCTTGGAGTCACTGATTTTGATACTATTGATAAAAAGATGGTTAATATCAGCAAGAAAGAG GTAATTGATCTTCTCAAGTTGTCTTTGATATCTAAGACTCCTCTGACAGActttatatttaaaaaggaaaaattcaTTCTCAATTTTGACCCACTAAATCTTAGTGAGTTTTTGATCGGAGAGGCAAAGGATTCATCGATAAATATGGTCGTGAAAGTAGTgagaagaaaatcaaatataaaaattctattTGTCGAAGCACAAGAAGATTTTGCTGACTTTGTTTTTAGTTTTCTCACCTTTCCCCTGGGAGGAGTGTTGCATATGCTTAAGGGACACTCTTCTATAAGCTgcattgaaaatttatataagAGCATGACAGAGTTGTGTCCAGAGAGGTATTTAAGGTCACAATATGTCAAAGACAGACTAAGTAGTCCATGTATTGGCCTGCAATTTGAAATTAGGAACCAAATACTACCCATCGGTGCAGAACCATTTTCTcatttattcaattttgttgATCCAAAATCCCCTATTTATGGAGGATATGCTAGAGGACCAACATCATTCATGGTGACGGATGACTTAGTTGTGAGTCCAATGTCATCTATTTCTGGTCTTGCATATTTAGAAAGAATGAAGGTCCCTCTTAATGATGTAGAAGAATGTTTCATCCGTATTGGTCGGATGGAG TGTCTCAGCATACTTAAAGCGTCATTGATCTCAACATCTGCTTTGACAAACGGTCTCAGCCTTTGCATATTACATCAAATGTTTCGTGAATATTGTAACATTACATAG